In Xiphophorus couchianus chromosome 24, X_couchianus-1.0, whole genome shotgun sequence, a single genomic region encodes these proteins:
- the camta2 gene encoding calmodulin-binding transcription activator 2 isoform X5, which translates to MSNKEMVSTETAENKGQRKVFVPNKLLECLPRSACLPNERLRWNTNEEIASYLISFDRHDEWLCCSLKTRPKNGSIILYNRKKVKYRKDGYCWKKRKDGKTTREDHMKLKVQGLECLYGCYVHSSIVPTFHRRCYWLLQNPDIVLVHYLNVPSPEDSGRCSPLLCTVSDRHDTLRWSRDDLLGQLKPMFHSIKCSMGSGEFSIEELVQHILDRQRTKPQPRTHACLCSTNQVSPGVNIPHRCNSTKHRIISPKLPSSSSGPAASPPSSEPGESGRGGGGESKMPQLQPQSPASSSSPSSTSGSSPPRTHKAAVAVRNQGNGFYHDRHSNLAAVALPQNAVIVMATAATLPGGREGGGAAPEEAGSRRSFGSLLLSPPLPPPPGKPPSPSPPSPTAPAPIQTTLSLTLLPSPVIGGLLLTPSSSHQSPPPPAASPPSPQSFPPPPPLPPAFDPDSFLNSPKQGETYGGPPPMCSPSIRTSSPLPHPSLSLSLSPTTSTPASSVSPPSSLSSLSTSPSSSTSPPLSVPPPSLALSLSPTSSVAPPVLPLCLELGALGECDGVKEESRSEEEELEETDDDDEGRAPPTKLVLLQTSHAPSSLSPRQHPDSSSAPLLLACHDGSGEPSRPTNQIPAPPEGQQPLVLPLSNRLPGPEAPPPAESFHQPVELPAAVAMETASLATVQVKEERRRRYDSEDACMDSQEEAEPEELDISFDSQFPDLISDLITEEPGPAAAPPAPAAFPTGVRYVVPPQPSPSSSFLPFPQPLPAAARLAAITDFSPEWSYPEGGVKVLITGPWSEPSGRYSCVFDQSAVPASLIQTGVLRCYCPAHEAGLVCLQVLESGGSVSSSVLFEYRARNASSLPSSQLDWLSLDDNQFRMSILERLEQMERRMAEMAARDGHQHHHHHQQQQQSGNQLATPPPLPDDQQQCSQWFERRIVGVCERMMRGACWGGRGESLHHPAGHRGMTLLHLAAAQGYTHLIHTLIHWRAMSSDSLDLEQEVDPLNVDHFSCTPLMWACALGHQRAAELLYSWNGLALGIPDSLGRLPLAVARSRGHTRLAAALEELHTQRAQAATRDGPPPSPLSTSLDTGLSSSSSLPSPSDPSSPSPSSAYSSGPAPMDTSPSSPSSLSSSSLPVSPPSPSFTQSTVPSEEPNRTVSTGLTASGSRDLMDYNNAPPTDTPPQSAGRRALLEEQLLRYGENAENEGEEEEYLEDEVLQQVDMAMLAKQIIEATPERIKQEDFPLGTESPLRERRDNPAIQDTWLATYLETVDSQSPPRRVCPPSPLSALALQRLRPPSSAAWAEFLNASANGKMERDFALLTLTDGEQRELYEAARIIQNAFRRYKGRRLKEQQDMAAAVIQRCYRKYKQLTWIALKYALYKKMTQAAILIQSKFRSYYEQKRFQQSRRAAVLIQQYYRSYKEYERLKQAPRGGAALNPKSSRGSFLTKKQDQAARKIMRFLRRCRHRIKELKQSRELERRGLTT; encoded by the exons CAGAGAATAAAGGCCAGAGGAAGGTGTTTGTTCCCAACAAGCTGCTGGAGTGTCTGCCCCGCTCGGCCTGCCTGCCTAACGAGCGTCTGAGGTGGAACACTAACGAG GAGATCGCCTCCTACCTGATATCCTTCGACAGACACGACGAGTGGCTCTGCTGCTCCCTGAAGACCAG GCCGAAGAACGGCAGCATCATCCTCTACAACAGGAAGAAGGTGAAGTACAGGAAGGATGGCTACTGCTGGAAGAAAAGGAAGGATGGGAAGACGACAAGAGAGGACCACATGAAGCTGAAGGTCCAGGGCTTGGAG TGCCTCTACGGCTGCTACGTCCATTCCTCCATCGTGCCAACATTCCACAGACGATGCTACTGGCTGCTGCAg AACCCAGACATCGTGCTGGTCCACTACCTGAACGTGCCGTCACCAGAGGATTCTGGGAGATGCAGTCCTTTGCTGTGCACGGTGTCGGACCGCCATGACACCCTGAGGTGGAGCCGGGACGACCTTCTGGGCCAGCTGAAGCCCATGT TCCACAGCATCAAGTGCTCCATGGGTTCTGGGGAATTCAGCATCGAAGAACTGGTGCAGCACATCCTGGACCGGCAGAGAACCAAACCACAGCCCCGTACACACGCCTGCCTCTGCAGCACCAACCAAG TGTCACCAGGAGTGAACATTCCCCACCGCTGCAACAGCACCAAGCATCGGATCATCTCCCCCAAGCTGCCGTCGTCCTCCTCTGGACCCGCCGCCTCCCCGCCGTCCTCAGAACCAGGAGAGtcagggagaggaggaggaggagagagcaAGATGCCTCAGCTGCAGCCTCAGAGCCCCGCGTCTTCCTCCAGCCCTTCATCCAC TTCAGGCTCATCGCCGCCCCGAACGCACAAGGCCGCCGTCGCTGTTCGTAACCAAGGCAACGGTTTCTACCACGACCGCCACAGCAACTTGGCCGCCGTGGCGCTGCCTCAGAACGCAGTCATTGTCATGGCGACAGCCGCTACCCTACCAGGGGGGAGGGAGGGCGGGGGCGCTGCGCCAGAGGAGGCGGGGTCGAGGAGGAGCTTCGGGTCGCTGCTGCTCTCCCCACCCCTTCCTCCCCCTCCTGGTAAACCCCCCTCTCCCTCCCCGCCCTCCCCCACTGCCCCCGCCCCCATCCAGACCACCCTCTCCCTCACCCTCCTGCCCTCCCCAGTCATCGGGGGGCTCCTCCtcaccccctcctcctcccaccAGTCTCCTCCCCCCCCTGCCGCCTCCCCTCCATCTCCCCAATCCTTCCCGCCTCCCCCACCCCTCCCCCCGGCCTTTGACCCTGACTCCTTCCTGAACTCCCCCAAACAGGGTGAGACCTATGGGGGCCCCCCCCCCATGTGCTCCCCCTCCATCCGGACTTCCTCCCCCCTCCCTCACCcgtccctctctctctccctgtccCCCACCACCTCCACCCCGGCCTCCTCGGTCtcccccccctcctccctctcctccttgtccacctccccctcctcctccacctccccccCGTTGTCAGTCCCCCCCCCTTCGCTcgccctctccctctctcccacCTCCTCCGTGGCGCCGCCCGTCCTGCCGCTCTGCCTGGAGCTGGGCGCGCTGGGGGAGTGTGACGGAGTGAAGGAGGAGTCCCgctctgaggaagaggagctggaagagactgatgatgatgatgaaggcaGAGCCCCGCCCACCAAGCTGGTCCTGCTTCAG ACAAGCCACGCCCCCTCCAGCCTGTCTCCTAGGCAACACCCAGACAGCAGCTCCGCCCCCCTCCTGCTGGCCTGCCATGACGGGTCAGGTGAACCGTCCCGGCCCACCAATCAGATTCCGGCACCGCCTGAAGGGCAGCAGCCATTGGTCCTGCCGTTGTCCAATCGGCTGCCCGGAcctgaagctccgccccctGCTGAGAGTTTCCATCAGCCCGTGGAGCTGCCGGcagctgttgccatggagacggcCTCCCTAGCAACGGTCCAGGtgaaggaggagaggaggcggcgcTACGACTCCGAGGACGCCTGCATGGACAGCCAGGAGGAGGCGGAGCCTGAGGAGCTGGACATCTCCTTCGACAGCCAGTTCCCCGACCTGATCTCTGACCTCATCACCGAGGAGCCGGGCCCCGCCGCGGCCCCCCCGGCTCCGGCCGCGTTCCCCACCGGCGTCCGCTACGTGGTTCCGCCGCAGCCGTCGccgtcctcctccttcctgccGTTCCCCCAGCCGCTGCCTGCCGCCGCCCGCCTGGCCGCCATCACAGACTTCTCCCCAGAGTGGTCCTACCCAGAG GGCGGAGTGAAGGTTCTGATCACCGGGCCGTGGAGCGAGCCGTCGGGTCGGTACTCCTGCGTGTTCGATCAGAGCGCCGTCCCCGCTTCCCTCATCCAGACCGGGGTTCTGCGCTGCTACTGCCCAG CCCATGAGGCCGGCCTGGTGTGTCTGCAGGTTCTGGAGTCCGGCGGGTCGGTGTCGTCGTCGGTTCTGTTCGAGTACAGAGCGAGGAACGCCAGCTCTCTGCCCAGTTCCCAGCTGGACTGGCTCTCATTGGACG ACAACCAGTTCCGGATGTCCATCCTGGAGCGGCTGGAGCAGATGGAGCGCCGGATGGCGGAGATGGCGGCTCGGGACGgccatcaacatcatcatcatcatcagcagcagcagcagagtgggAACcagctggccacgccccctccTCTACCTGACGACCAGCAGCAG tgttcccagtggTTTGAGAGGAGGATCGTTGGTGTGTGTGAGCGGATGATGAGAGGAGCGTGttggggaggaagaggagagagtcTTCATCACCCAGCAGGTCACCGTGGCATGACGCTGCTGCACCTGGCGGCTGCCCAGGGCTACACCCACCTGATCCACACCCTGATCCACTGGAG GGCGATGAGCAGCGACAGTCTGGACctggaacaggaagtggaccCCTTGAACGTCGACCACTTCTCCTGCACGCCGCTG ATGTGGGCGTGCGCTCTgggccaccagagggcagcagagctGCTGTACAGCTGGAACGGCCTGGCGCTGGGGATCCCCGACTCGCTGGGCCGCCTGCCGCTCGCCGTGGCGCGCTCCCGTGGCCACACCCGCCTCGCCGCCgcgctggaggagctgcacacGCAGCGCGCTCAGGCGGCCACCAGGGACGGCCCGCCGCCATCCCCTCTGTCCACCAGCCTGGACACAG gtctcagctcctccagcagTCTCCCCTCACCCAGCGACCCGTCCTCGCCGTCCCCCAGCTCCGCCTACTCCAGTGGCCCCGCTCCCATGGACACCTCCCCCTCGTCTCCATCATcgctctcctcttcctcgctgcCCGTCTCTCCTCCGTCTCCGTCCTTCACACAGTCCACCGTTCCCTCGGAGGAACCTAACCGGACCGTCAGCACAG GTTTAACCGCCAGCGGCTCCAGAGACCTGATGGACTACAACAACGCCCCGCCCACAGACACGCCCCCTCAGAGCGCCGGGCGGCGGGCGctgctggaggagcagctgctgcGCTACGGCGAGAACGCCGAGAAcgaaggagaggaggaggagtaccTGGAGGACGAGGTGCTGCAG CAGGTGGACATGGCGATGCTGGCGAAGCAGATCATCGAGGCGACGCCGGAGCGAATCAAACAGGAGGATTTCCCCCTGGGGACGGAGTCTCCGCTCAGAGAGAGGCGGGACAACCCGGCCATCCAGGACACCTGGTTGGCCACTTACCTGGAGACGGTGGACAGCCAGTCCCCGCCCAG gcGGGTCTGCCCCCCCTCGCCGCTCAGCGCTCTGGCTCTCCAGAGGCTCCGCCCCCCATCGTCCGCGGCGTGGGCGGAGTTCCTGAACGCATCGGCCAATGGGAAGATGGAGAGAGACTTCGCTCTGCTCACGCTGACGGACGGTGAGCAGAGGGAGCTGTACGAGGCCGCCCGCATCATCCAGAACGCCTTCCGCCGATACAAG ggtcGAAGGTTAAAGGAGCAGCAGGACATGGCGGCCGCCGTCATCCAGAGGTGCTACAGGAAGTACAAACAG CTAACATGGATAGCTCTGAAG TACGCGCTCTACAAGAAGATGACCCAGGCGGCCATCTTGATCCAGTCCAAGTTCCGGTCGTACTACGAGCAGAAGCGGTTCCAGCAGAGCCGGCGGGCCGCCGTGCTGATCCAGCAGTACTACCGCAGCTACAAGGAGTACGAGAGGCTGAAGCAGGCGCCACGAGGGGGCGCCGCACTCAACCCCAAGAGCAG CAGGGGGTCGTTCCTGACCAAGAAGCAGGACCAGGCGGCCAGGAAGATCATGAGGTTCCTGCGGCGCTGCAGACACAG GATCAAAGAGCTGAAGCAGAGCAGGGAGCTGGAGCGGAGAGGACTGACCACATAG
- the camta2 gene encoding calmodulin-binding transcription activator 2 isoform X7, whose amino-acid sequence MSNKEMVSTETAENKGQRKVFVPNKLLECLPRSACLPNERLRWNTNEEIASYLISFDRHDEWLCCSLKTRPKNGSIILYNRKKVKYRKDGYCWKKRKDGKTTREDHMKLKVQGLECLYGCYVHSSIVPTFHRRCYWLLQNPDIVLVHYLNVPSPEDSGRCSPLLCTVSDRHDTLRWSRDDLLGQLKPMFHSIKCSMGSGEFSIEELVQHILDRQRTKPQPRTHACLCSTNQVSPGVNIPHRCNSTKHRIISPKLPSSSSGPAASPPSSEPGESGRGGGGESKMPQLQPQSPASSSSPSSTSGSSPPRTHKAAVAVRNQGNGFYHDRHSNLAAVALPQNAVIVMATAATLPGGREGGGAAPEEAGSRRSFGSLLLSPPLPPPPGKPPSPSPPSPTAPAPIQTTLSLTLLPSPVIGGLLLTPSSSHQSPPPPAASPPSPQSFPPPPPLPPAFDPDSFLNSPKQGETYGGPPPMCSPSIRTSSPLPHPSLSLSLSPTTSTPASSVSPPSSLSSLSTSPSSSTSPPLSVPPPSLALSLSPTSSVAPPVLPLCLELGALGECDGVKEESRSEEEELEETDDDDEGRAPPTKLVLLQTSHAPSSLSPRQHPDSSSAPLLLACHDGSGEPSRPTNQIPAPPEGQQPLVLPLSNRLPGPEAPPPAESFHQPVELPAAVAMETASLATVQVKEERRRRYDSEDACMDSQEEAEPEELDISFDSQFPDLISDLITEEPGPAAAPPAPAAFPTGVRYVVPPQPSPSSSFLPFPQPLPAAARLAAITDFSPEWSYPEGGVKVLITGPWSEPSGRYSCVFDQSAVPASLIQTGVLRCYCPAHEAGLVCLQVLESGGSVSSSVLFEYRARNASSLPSSQLDWLSLDDNQFRMSILERLEQMERRMAEMAARDGHQHHHHHQQQQQSGNQLATPPPLPDDQQQCSQWFERRIVGVCERMMRGACWGGRGESLHHPAGHRGMTLLHLAAAQGYTHLIHTLIHWRAMSSDSLDLEQEVDPLNVDHFSCTPLMWACALGHQRAAELLYSWNGLALGIPDSLGRLPLAVARSRGHTRLAAALEELHTQRAQAATRDGPPPSPLSTSLDTGLSSSSSLPSPSDPSSPSPSSAYSSGPAPMDTSPSSPSSLSSSSLPVSPPSPSFTQSTVPSEEPNRTVSTGNPGLTASGSRDLMDYNNAPPTDTPPQSAGRRALLEEQLLRYGENAENEGEEEEYLEDEVLQQVDMAMLAKQIIEATPERIKQEDFPLGTESPLRERRDNPAIQDTWLATYLETVDSQSPPRRVCPPSPLSALALQRLRPPSSAAWAEFLNASANGKMERDFALLTLTDGEQRELYEAARIIQNAFRRYKGRRLKEQQDMAAAVIQRCYRKYKQYALYKKMTQAAILIQSKFRSYYEQKRFQQSRRAAVLIQQYYRSYKEYERLKQAPRGGAALNPKSRGSFLTKKQDQAARKIMRFLRRCRHRIKELKQSRELERRGLTT is encoded by the exons CAGAGAATAAAGGCCAGAGGAAGGTGTTTGTTCCCAACAAGCTGCTGGAGTGTCTGCCCCGCTCGGCCTGCCTGCCTAACGAGCGTCTGAGGTGGAACACTAACGAG GAGATCGCCTCCTACCTGATATCCTTCGACAGACACGACGAGTGGCTCTGCTGCTCCCTGAAGACCAG GCCGAAGAACGGCAGCATCATCCTCTACAACAGGAAGAAGGTGAAGTACAGGAAGGATGGCTACTGCTGGAAGAAAAGGAAGGATGGGAAGACGACAAGAGAGGACCACATGAAGCTGAAGGTCCAGGGCTTGGAG TGCCTCTACGGCTGCTACGTCCATTCCTCCATCGTGCCAACATTCCACAGACGATGCTACTGGCTGCTGCAg AACCCAGACATCGTGCTGGTCCACTACCTGAACGTGCCGTCACCAGAGGATTCTGGGAGATGCAGTCCTTTGCTGTGCACGGTGTCGGACCGCCATGACACCCTGAGGTGGAGCCGGGACGACCTTCTGGGCCAGCTGAAGCCCATGT TCCACAGCATCAAGTGCTCCATGGGTTCTGGGGAATTCAGCATCGAAGAACTGGTGCAGCACATCCTGGACCGGCAGAGAACCAAACCACAGCCCCGTACACACGCCTGCCTCTGCAGCACCAACCAAG TGTCACCAGGAGTGAACATTCCCCACCGCTGCAACAGCACCAAGCATCGGATCATCTCCCCCAAGCTGCCGTCGTCCTCCTCTGGACCCGCCGCCTCCCCGCCGTCCTCAGAACCAGGAGAGtcagggagaggaggaggaggagagagcaAGATGCCTCAGCTGCAGCCTCAGAGCCCCGCGTCTTCCTCCAGCCCTTCATCCAC TTCAGGCTCATCGCCGCCCCGAACGCACAAGGCCGCCGTCGCTGTTCGTAACCAAGGCAACGGTTTCTACCACGACCGCCACAGCAACTTGGCCGCCGTGGCGCTGCCTCAGAACGCAGTCATTGTCATGGCGACAGCCGCTACCCTACCAGGGGGGAGGGAGGGCGGGGGCGCTGCGCCAGAGGAGGCGGGGTCGAGGAGGAGCTTCGGGTCGCTGCTGCTCTCCCCACCCCTTCCTCCCCCTCCTGGTAAACCCCCCTCTCCCTCCCCGCCCTCCCCCACTGCCCCCGCCCCCATCCAGACCACCCTCTCCCTCACCCTCCTGCCCTCCCCAGTCATCGGGGGGCTCCTCCtcaccccctcctcctcccaccAGTCTCCTCCCCCCCCTGCCGCCTCCCCTCCATCTCCCCAATCCTTCCCGCCTCCCCCACCCCTCCCCCCGGCCTTTGACCCTGACTCCTTCCTGAACTCCCCCAAACAGGGTGAGACCTATGGGGGCCCCCCCCCCATGTGCTCCCCCTCCATCCGGACTTCCTCCCCCCTCCCTCACCcgtccctctctctctccctgtccCCCACCACCTCCACCCCGGCCTCCTCGGTCtcccccccctcctccctctcctccttgtccacctccccctcctcctccacctccccccCGTTGTCAGTCCCCCCCCCTTCGCTcgccctctccctctctcccacCTCCTCCGTGGCGCCGCCCGTCCTGCCGCTCTGCCTGGAGCTGGGCGCGCTGGGGGAGTGTGACGGAGTGAAGGAGGAGTCCCgctctgaggaagaggagctggaagagactgatgatgatgatgaaggcaGAGCCCCGCCCACCAAGCTGGTCCTGCTTCAG ACAAGCCACGCCCCCTCCAGCCTGTCTCCTAGGCAACACCCAGACAGCAGCTCCGCCCCCCTCCTGCTGGCCTGCCATGACGGGTCAGGTGAACCGTCCCGGCCCACCAATCAGATTCCGGCACCGCCTGAAGGGCAGCAGCCATTGGTCCTGCCGTTGTCCAATCGGCTGCCCGGAcctgaagctccgccccctGCTGAGAGTTTCCATCAGCCCGTGGAGCTGCCGGcagctgttgccatggagacggcCTCCCTAGCAACGGTCCAGGtgaaggaggagaggaggcggcgcTACGACTCCGAGGACGCCTGCATGGACAGCCAGGAGGAGGCGGAGCCTGAGGAGCTGGACATCTCCTTCGACAGCCAGTTCCCCGACCTGATCTCTGACCTCATCACCGAGGAGCCGGGCCCCGCCGCGGCCCCCCCGGCTCCGGCCGCGTTCCCCACCGGCGTCCGCTACGTGGTTCCGCCGCAGCCGTCGccgtcctcctccttcctgccGTTCCCCCAGCCGCTGCCTGCCGCCGCCCGCCTGGCCGCCATCACAGACTTCTCCCCAGAGTGGTCCTACCCAGAG GGCGGAGTGAAGGTTCTGATCACCGGGCCGTGGAGCGAGCCGTCGGGTCGGTACTCCTGCGTGTTCGATCAGAGCGCCGTCCCCGCTTCCCTCATCCAGACCGGGGTTCTGCGCTGCTACTGCCCAG CCCATGAGGCCGGCCTGGTGTGTCTGCAGGTTCTGGAGTCCGGCGGGTCGGTGTCGTCGTCGGTTCTGTTCGAGTACAGAGCGAGGAACGCCAGCTCTCTGCCCAGTTCCCAGCTGGACTGGCTCTCATTGGACG ACAACCAGTTCCGGATGTCCATCCTGGAGCGGCTGGAGCAGATGGAGCGCCGGATGGCGGAGATGGCGGCTCGGGACGgccatcaacatcatcatcatcatcagcagcagcagcagagtgggAACcagctggccacgccccctccTCTACCTGACGACCAGCAGCAG tgttcccagtggTTTGAGAGGAGGATCGTTGGTGTGTGTGAGCGGATGATGAGAGGAGCGTGttggggaggaagaggagagagtcTTCATCACCCAGCAGGTCACCGTGGCATGACGCTGCTGCACCTGGCGGCTGCCCAGGGCTACACCCACCTGATCCACACCCTGATCCACTGGAG GGCGATGAGCAGCGACAGTCTGGACctggaacaggaagtggaccCCTTGAACGTCGACCACTTCTCCTGCACGCCGCTG ATGTGGGCGTGCGCTCTgggccaccagagggcagcagagctGCTGTACAGCTGGAACGGCCTGGCGCTGGGGATCCCCGACTCGCTGGGCCGCCTGCCGCTCGCCGTGGCGCGCTCCCGTGGCCACACCCGCCTCGCCGCCgcgctggaggagctgcacacGCAGCGCGCTCAGGCGGCCACCAGGGACGGCCCGCCGCCATCCCCTCTGTCCACCAGCCTGGACACAG gtctcagctcctccagcagTCTCCCCTCACCCAGCGACCCGTCCTCGCCGTCCCCCAGCTCCGCCTACTCCAGTGGCCCCGCTCCCATGGACACCTCCCCCTCGTCTCCATCATcgctctcctcttcctcgctgcCCGTCTCTCCTCCGTCTCCGTCCTTCACACAGTCCACCGTTCCCTCGGAGGAACCTAACCGGACCGTCAGCACAGGTAACCCAG GTTTAACCGCCAGCGGCTCCAGAGACCTGATGGACTACAACAACGCCCCGCCCACAGACACGCCCCCTCAGAGCGCCGGGCGGCGGGCGctgctggaggagcagctgctgcGCTACGGCGAGAACGCCGAGAAcgaaggagaggaggaggagtaccTGGAGGACGAGGTGCTGCAG CAGGTGGACATGGCGATGCTGGCGAAGCAGATCATCGAGGCGACGCCGGAGCGAATCAAACAGGAGGATTTCCCCCTGGGGACGGAGTCTCCGCTCAGAGAGAGGCGGGACAACCCGGCCATCCAGGACACCTGGTTGGCCACTTACCTGGAGACGGTGGACAGCCAGTCCCCGCCCAG gcGGGTCTGCCCCCCCTCGCCGCTCAGCGCTCTGGCTCTCCAGAGGCTCCGCCCCCCATCGTCCGCGGCGTGGGCGGAGTTCCTGAACGCATCGGCCAATGGGAAGATGGAGAGAGACTTCGCTCTGCTCACGCTGACGGACGGTGAGCAGAGGGAGCTGTACGAGGCCGCCCGCATCATCCAGAACGCCTTCCGCCGATACAAG ggtcGAAGGTTAAAGGAGCAGCAGGACATGGCGGCCGCCGTCATCCAGAGGTGCTACAGGAAGTACAAACAG TACGCGCTCTACAAGAAGATGACCCAGGCGGCCATCTTGATCCAGTCCAAGTTCCGGTCGTACTACGAGCAGAAGCGGTTCCAGCAGAGCCGGCGGGCCGCCGTGCTGATCCAGCAGTACTACCGCAGCTACAAGGAGTACGAGAGGCTGAAGCAGGCGCCACGAGGGGGCGCCGCACTCAACCCCAAGAGCAG GGGGTCGTTCCTGACCAAGAAGCAGGACCAGGCGGCCAGGAAGATCATGAGGTTCCTGCGGCGCTGCAGACACAG GATCAAAGAGCTGAAGCAGAGCAGGGAGCTGGAGCGGAGAGGACTGACCACATAG